aatgtattgcaaataaGTTCAATCAAAATGTtacctaaatgtttaaaaatggacGGTTATTGtggattaaatgcaaatgtattggacttaaacgttaaatacaactgaattgtaacTGTAGTGTATTTCTCCCTTCATTTTCTTGCCATCGGttgatattttcattcattttaatagggTTGACTGTATTTCAtgtctgaaatgtattttgaaaaaaattgttttcagtgatcttttcacataccactagaggagGCCCGTGTGTCACTAGTAGTACCTtcaccacactttgagaattacTGCATAAGCAAATTCTTTTGACGATAATTAGTCTAGTAATGCTTTAGGGAAGCTTTTGAAGTATCAATCCGGTTAGCTTTTGCTCACCTGCGTAATAGCAAATAGTTTTGGTCTAATGCAGATGGGCTAGCGTGCCTCGGGTTGCGACCCCCTGACTGCAGCGTGGCGAGAAGGGGTGTgagtttttggggggtgggggtgggggtaggGGATCTCTGTTTGGCTTCGCCGGAGATGGCGCACACCTGCCAGTCCCTGTCTCTCACTAGCCTGGATCAGACCGGATCAGGAGTCCAGACTGTGCGAATCCAAGAATGTCCATCACAAGAGTTGGACACTCAGGGCAAATCTTTGCGTTTTGCGGTCTGTGCTGTAGGGGGCGCTGCTAGAGCTCAAAGGGCTGCTACTGGAAGGCTGGGGAGACACTTTTGTGGGCGAATCAGGGCTTAGCATTGCGTCAATTCCCCTCATGTCTCCCAAATCGCATGCCACTAAATATATGACAGAACTGAACAATACTTCATGCATGGCAAAAAGCAGAACAGGATTTTGAACAACATTTCAGCTTGTGCTATCGAATCGGAAAGGGACCGGGGATTGCTTTCAATGCATACGAAGAGGTCTGCGCTGATTTCCAAATCCCGCAAATTTCCACCGTAAGGGAGAGAAGATTTTTGTTTCTGCCTGGAAATTCCATCATGCCAGAGTGGGCAAACCTTCACCCAGCCCACATCCATGGTCTCGTTTCCTCCATTATGAAAAATGTAACAGCCGAGCTCCTGCATTTTCTCTCTGTGTGATTTTAACCACTTTTTAATTGTTCAGTgtcctcgttttttttttttggggcgcttgaaatgaaatgtattattattatttttgttgatgtACTTACTGCTCAGTGTAAATTAGGCATAAGAGCTGTCAATAGTTAGTGGAAACAGATTATAGCAAAGCATTGCCTCCTCCTGTGTCCTCCTGTGTCTTTGAATTAGAgtcctgaaaaaaatatcaattacaACATCAGCTGCTGGccgatgtacagtatttcaagtATATTTAAAACTagaactaataataataatgtgatgtAATGTAGGTAAACCTTATTTAACAACATGTCTAATGGCGTGATGTCATGTATTTACACTTTagcaaacaagacaaaaatgacattctcagtgcatttaaagtttATTTAACAATGCAACATGTCTAATGGCATTATGTATTTAAAGTTTATGTAATATTAGAACACGTCTGTCGACGTTACATTATGTAATTAAAGTTGATTTATTCATAGAAAATATCTCATGGCATTACGAGTTGAACTTTTATTTAACAATAGAAGATCGAATGATATTACGTCATGTAGTGAAAGTGAATTTAACAATAGAACATATCAAATAACATTATGTGATTTGACAATGACATTATCGCCATACATGTGATGACAGATGCGAGTGCCACTTCCAACACGCACTGCctgtttgtgcgcgtgtgttatGGTGGCACCTCGAGAACCCCGAACTGTGAAACTGAAATTCAATTTGTGTGAAATGAAGTTGATCTGTCCACGGTTGATGACTCTTTGCAGCGAGAGTCGTTTGAATGTGTTTCAGCTGATCGGATGTCAAAACGTCAAAGGCAACATTGTGCAGTGATGTGTGGACATTTAACCATTGATGCCCGCGATGTGTTATTATCTCAAAGTGAACAGAAGTGAAGTGTTACATACCTTTGCCATTAAAGAGACAGCTCTCAACATGTTGCAGTGCAGTTAGACACTTTTTCCCTTTTCAttggttttgcattttttttaaactaacattTGGTATTTGTGGGTGCTGTAGAAGCAGTAACATCCTTTGGCtgccattgtgcaaatgttctGTGATCACTAAGCAAGATTATATGACCTTtgacttgcttaacccaagtaCAGCGGCGCCTCGAGATATGAGCCGTCGTTAAGCACATTTTTTGCGTTGACTTGCAAGCAGAAATTAGGGATAAGAGCGCTGCATGGTGGCAGTGGACTCAACTCGTCTCActtcaaaacaaacagcagtttggaagatagtaaacaattctttcaaaaagatgcttcaagctgtttatggCCACTACTAgtcgaagtttactgtcaagctAAACGTAAAACAAGCAGAATTACACGttgcgtatttaaaacaaccacacggCTTTGCCTTACTAATGtccgtttagcttaatgctaacaaacaacacaatatGCCATTAAAAAGGGTTCATGAATAGCATCGGTATCGctgtgtagcggacatgcacgcCGCAACTTTGAGGGGTCACAGAGAGTCGCGACCACCTGAGAacccccactcctccacgctgccctgctgtgcgacggcgactaggacagggccctggtgtacgtcaagtggaccttaacctaattagcagcttcacgtcaaatcttgattcctgtcttcaaaagacccctCCCCAGACCAAATGTTTGgggaagactatgtggttaatatccaCAGATGCGCGTCAggctccacccactggcgttgagaggaactgcaagcgccagaacttgtggacgtgcctcTGATGTTTGttaagcaacccatctgccacgaccaaagtttaaacaatgattctatgcgtgagagtacaaatgtgggagtgtttgagattcacattattttaaaacctattCACTCAAATaagtagacaagattcaggctggtgggtgtggtcttctccgaGTCGGCACTCCCTCTTCCTACCCCCCGCCCCTGGGGTATTTGGTTTTGCAAATGTAGATGTGTGTGTTATAACCCTTGAAGCAACGTATACGGATACTTTATCACAAACCTTGGAGCAAttcatgtagacaaacaatacaacaatactcaaaggcaaATGCTCTTCTTAATCCTCTGCAAAGAGTGACTGACCGGAGCTTTTTGAGGAATGACCGTCTTAATGTCATTATTTGAAACTTGAAGGGTGAAGACTTGTACTTATGTGATTTACTCCCACCTCCAGTGCATGGACCTGAAGCTAGAActcaaggatatcaaataaatgctcaaagggCTTTccataaatgacaaaaaacaacaacaacaacaaacaaacaaacaaatacaaaaaagatcAAATAACCTCACGTATACACAGCTTTTAAAAGCCTTTACAAACATAAGTACATGGCACACATACACGCGGGCACTCTCCAGGGGCTCCATGAAGGCCTCATGTGCGCGAGTCGAGGCGACACTCGCGGCTTTTAGTGGCAGAACGCTTCCGAGGGTGTTAAGTGGTCTTTAATGCCTCTTTTTTGGCAGGCTAAAATAtcctcaattaaaaaaaatgtgagatgGAGTCTTTGATCATCAGTGAAGTGGGGATTTTGTCGTCGACTTGTCCTGGTGTGCAGAATTCTCTCACTCGCTTAACGTCTGCTTCGCACTCGACCTACATACATGTGCatgttttcttctttattttcacTGCGACGCGGTGAAATTAAGTAGCCGACTTGACATGTAGACTCGAGACACTTCGTACACAGCAAAGTTATGCTAAAAGCAGAATTGTCCAAGTCATTTtgaacttactgtcacaatgaGAATTAAGAAATAAACAATGTACTTGCTACAACTTGGGTTTCTTCTTTATGTcggtgtagattctcagtcatccgggtCATGGTAATCCGTAAAGGTTGAAAGGCAACTGGAGTCTTCTTGTCAAAAATGATGATAACTGAACGATATGGAAATCTGTTTGAGCAATTATTCGATGtcctttatgtacagtatgtccataataataataataataatgataaaaataagtcagtatgtccatgtactagtatgctctttgtcctcacaagtGAGACAAATTCAACACACTAGTGGaacaactgtcttactagtaccATTCTTCCAACTACTCGTGCCACTATAGTAGCCAATCAAACCTACCGGGCTGCACTAAAATCACTACTAGGCCCAACTTGTAGGCAAGTGGCACACACTCGTAGCCTACTGGACCCTACTAGTAAAAACTCCCGGTgggcattttgttttgtcagtaatatgtagttgtcctactacaATGCAGAATTGTCAAACAgacgtgaaaaaaaacaaactctagTAAGACAGTCGTGTCCAAGTCGTTCTATTAGTTTGCCGAATTGGCTTAGTAGTGAGGaaaaagagcgtactagtacatggaactTAAGTTGGATATCAAGGGTATCGAATCAAttctcaaacggctttccaaaGCTACCGGCTCCAGCACTAGGCTGCTAATAAAGGAATCTTTTCCAACCCCTGCCTCCCtgctgtttgcttgtttgtgctTCTTTCACCTCTTCTGGTTTGTGACATTTCATCAGCAGGATGCCAGAAATGTGAACAATTAAGCAGCTAATGATATGACCACAAACCGAGTGAGACTTTGAAACTGTAAAGGTCACATTGGTCTGCATTGAAAAAGATTgattaaagttttatttttcatctcgGAGCTGTTTATAGCTATTAAAACTATTCGTGAAAGCACGTGGAAAAATGTCAGAGGAAAATGATTTCACGAAGAAGTGGAAATTCTTGCATGAATCCCCCTGTGAAGACTTTGAACTGAGCAATTGTGGTATCAACCTTAGTGAAACCATTCTTCTCTCTCTGTTTGCTCCATATGATGCTGAAGGGGATGCCAATAAGGGCGCTAACACGAGACCACCAGACCCAAGACTGACTCCTACTTGACTGGCGCTGGTTATGATCCTCTGCGCTCAGGCACTGACAAGGTACTTTGTTTGTAAGACGTCGAAATTGTACTTCTACATCAGCATTCAATTGATGTTCTGTCCGTGTGTCTTTTCAGAAAGGGAGTAAGATGTTTGTGGAGTCTGTGGTTCGATGGGCGGCATGGGGCATCCTGCTTCAGGCGGGACTGTGTCTCTCTGCGGGAAGTTGCCCTCCTCGTTGTTCGTGTCGGCCTGAGGCGAAGGAAGTCATCTGCTCTGGTAAACATTTGAACTCTATCCCAGAGGGCTTTTCCGGCGATGCAAGGCGTGTGGATTTATCGTACAACAAGGTTCGGACAGTGGGGCGCCGCCAGTTTTCTGGCCTCCATGAACTTCAAGATCTTGATCTTAGTGAGAATCTGATCTCTATGATTGAGGTGGAAGCTTTCCAGGGACTACAAAATCTCAGGACACTTCGGATTAAGAATAATCGACTCAAGATCCTCCCCGTCGGGGTTTTCTCTGGCCTGTCTGGTCTACGTTTTCTGGATCTGAGCCAGAATGAGATTCTGGTCTTCCTGGACTACACCTTCAGAGAGACGGTGAACCTACAGACGCTCGACGCCGACGAGAATGACTTGGTGTTCATCTCCCAGCGAGCTTTCTTTGGTTTGCAGAGTTTGCAAGAGCTCAACATCGACCGCAGTAATTTGACATCCATTCCGACTGAGGCGCTGTCTCAGCTCCAGAGCCTCACGTACCTTCGCATGCTCCGCCTCACCATTTCCACGCTGCCTAACAACGCTTTCCGCCGCCTGCACCGTCTGCACACGCTCATCCTGGCCAACTGGCCCTCGCTTGACACTGTGGCCAGCAACAGCCTGATTGGACTCAACCTCACCGCTCTGGTCATCAGCAGCTGCAACCTCAGCGCAGTGCCATACTCGGCTCTGCGTCACCTTGTCTACCTACGCTTCCTGGACCTGTCCTATAACCCCATCACTGTTGTTCAAGGTAATCTGTTGCGGGAACTCCTTAGACTCCAAGAGTTACACCTAGCCAGGGGCAACCTGCTGCGAATAGAGCCGGGGGCCTTCAGGGGTCTCGCCTCCCTCCGCATGCTCAACTTGACATCCAATCAGCTCACAACTTTGGAGGAGAGCACCTTACATTCAGTGGGGAACCTTCAGGTGCTGAGATTGGATGGGAATCCCCTGTCCTGCGACTGCCGTCTGCTCTGGGTGGTCCGTCGGCGATTACGCCTGAACTTTGATGGACGTCAGCCCACGTGCTCGTCCCCCGACACGGTGAGGCAGCGAGAATTCAGAGACTTTTCCGAAAAGGAGCTACCGAGGCTGTTCACCTGCCGGACTGCTCGGATCCTGGACCGGAGGCCGCAGGAGGCCAGGGTGGAGGAAGGCACCACCGTTCTCTTCTCCTGCAAGGCGGATGGGGATCCTGCTCCGTCCATCACCTGGATCTCATCGCACAAGAATGTGGTTTCTCCGTTGGGAAGAATCAGAGTTTTACCCAACGGTACGCTGGAGGTGCGTTTTGCGCAGGTCCACGACAGTGGCACCTATCAGTGCCTCGCGGGCAATGCTGCCGGCAATGACAGCATTACCGTCGGCCTCTATGTGAAGGGGGGCCCACGCAACAGAACCATCCCCTTCTTCACAGAGGAGGACTGGGTGGAGCCCCCGATTCCCCAAGCCACCAACGCTTCAGCCCAACAGGCCAAGCCCTACCCCTTTGACGCAAAGACGCTGATCATCGCCACCACCATGGGCTTCCTGTCCTTCCTCAGCTCGGTGGCCATCTGctttgttttcatgttcttcTGGAGCCAAAGCAAAGGCCAGATCAAGCACACTGCCACCATCGACTTTGTTCCTCGCTCCTCCATGGGCGGCGGAGGGGATGGCGGGGATGGCGGCAGGTTCACCATGAAACTTATTTAAAGCCAGAAAATGCGTTACCTTTTATGTGCTTCTAAAACAGTTTCTTGGATTTGTCCTAACTTTAgagcaggggttctcaaacattttgggtccagggaccgcTTACAAGGAGACATTTTTTCAAAGGAATCCCCTCATAATCTTAAAACCAATTCAAGACACCCCTAAAAGCTATAAGAAATAAAGAGCTTCCAATtcccaagaaaaaaagttgttataaaaaggtttttttcttggaaaaataggactttacTGCTGTACAACAGATTTATGTGGTAATACGTCATAATCATACCAAACCTTTTAATTGGACCAAAGCTAAGGTAGCAGTAATTTTGTTTATTATGTAGTTTTATTTGTCCGCCGGTCCCCATACGATAAGACATAATAATgtattgcaaataattttgcGGACCCCCAAATTATGGCTCAAGGACCCCAGTTCGAGAACCACTGCTTTCGGGCCATGTTTCTTCTTAACTAATGACCATCTCACCATGCTCGCTTCATCCAAATGAACTGTTGTTATGGACATCAAACCACTTTCAAAAGCGGCTTCTGgctcatcacaacctctcaagTGCTTGTTTGAACATCCAGTTTGTAAAGTTTTCATTGCCAACACGAGTAGACATGCTCACTGTGAACACCAGTCAGATAAAAGCAATAAATACTGTCGGTGGAGTAGATTAGCTATTTAGTAGCAGCTCTGATGCTTAATGTACATAGGAATGTGACCTTTACCATTTGAAGCTCAAGCAGGTTGGTCAGGATCTTTTCTTACTTTAttatgacatgtttttgtttttattaagcaGGAAACCATtttgctcttcttctttttttattttctacctGCGCCACACTGGAGAACATGTGCCTCACTAACTTCTTTTTGGATGACAATACGCTCCTGAGCGTCACCATCTTGTAAATATTTAGGTCAAGGacgtttgtatgtgtgtgctggGTTACTTTGCGTTAgtctaatagcataattgccttaGTATTTTTTTGATTAACTGGCATAATATCAATAAAGAAATACTAATGTGcttgctatttttttcttcttttagtcTGTAGATTTTCTGTCTTTCAGGTCAcggtaatctgcaaaggttgaatcgaggcaaatGGACTCCtgtttgttgattttgttgtattttatcttGTTTCCTGATTATGTTAAAAAAGGACTCGGGCAATTATGCTATGGGCTAATGTTTCTATCATTAGTCTCACAATTACTTTTGAAGTGTGACAACTATAAAATGCTTTAACAATAcacaattgttgtttatttcttattttgatAACTTGCTCGTAAATGTCTTTCCAAAGAATTGCTAGGTATCTTAAAAACGCTGACATTCTTGtggtcccaaaaaaataaaatacaaaaaatgacaaatcatCACTCACTGCCTGAAATCCCTCGGTTTCGGGGAGTCGTTTCTGTCTCATGAAAATACTGATTACGGCTTTCATTAACATGTCGACCATGGGTGGCGCTAGGGTGTTCCGACAAAGCGAGCGGCTACTTAGCGTTGCCAGCTTAGCAACTGCGTTGGTATAGCGACTTTTCTGACCACTTCTagcaactttttcttttttaaagcaaCTAGCAACAAATCTAGCAACTTTTGTGGCATTATTGGAGAGTTGTGCATACTCTGCAACTACCTCCTGTTAATCCCGAAGCCAGTACTGGCTAATTTACCCATTTCCACCGCACAAAGCGATCAGATAAACATTATGCTTATCGGGTAAATTAACCACACAACTATGTCAAATTGGGACCGAAAATGAgaacattattacattattaaaatcacaatattattttcagaagctaatgctggtAACACTGTTGGGTAACGCAAATCTGTGATAACGCGGTAGCTCTGATTACTTTttagctttgacatgatagagCTTCGACGGTTGCGTCAAAGTGATTCTTTCACTCTGGAACTTCAGCCAGGCTAGCTGCCAGGTCATTGAGTGAGACACTTGGTGTGGGCGAGGGATTATGTAAATCAGACAgattgtgatgtcacagtggGCTACAGGTGCGGAAGGtctcactcacaga
The genomic region above belongs to Phyllopteryx taeniolatus isolate TA_2022b chromosome 6, UOR_Ptae_1.2, whole genome shotgun sequence and contains:
- the lingo4b gene encoding leucine-rich repeat and immunoglobulin-like domain-containing nogo receptor-interacting protein 4b, whose translation is MFVESVVRWAAWGILLQAGLCLSAGSCPPRCSCRPEAKEVICSGKHLNSIPEGFSGDARRVDLSYNKVRTVGRRQFSGLHELQDLDLSENLISMIEVEAFQGLQNLRTLRIKNNRLKILPVGVFSGLSGLRFLDLSQNEILVFLDYTFRETVNLQTLDADENDLVFISQRAFFGLQSLQELNIDRSNLTSIPTEALSQLQSLTYLRMLRLTISTLPNNAFRRLHRLHTLILANWPSLDTVASNSLIGLNLTALVISSCNLSAVPYSALRHLVYLRFLDLSYNPITVVQGNLLRELLRLQELHLARGNLLRIEPGAFRGLASLRMLNLTSNQLTTLEESTLHSVGNLQVLRLDGNPLSCDCRLLWVVRRRLRLNFDGRQPTCSSPDTVRQREFRDFSEKELPRLFTCRTARILDRRPQEARVEEGTTVLFSCKADGDPAPSITWISSHKNVVSPLGRIRVLPNGTLEVRFAQVHDSGTYQCLAGNAAGNDSITVGLYVKGGPRNRTIPFFTEEDWVEPPIPQATNASAQQAKPYPFDAKTLIIATTMGFLSFLSSVAICFVFMFFWSQSKGQIKHTATIDFVPRSSMGGGGDGGDGGRFTMKLI